In Cellulomonas sp. Y8, the genomic stretch TGCGGCTCGTCGTCGGCTGGACCGGCGTCCCGGCGTCGACCACCCGGCTGGTCGAGCGGATGCAGTCCCGCAAGGGCGCCGCCGAGGCCCACTACCCCGACTTCCTCGCCGCCTCCCGGGAGTGCGTGGACGCGCTGGCCGACGCCATCGAGCGCGACGACGCCCCCGCCGCGAAGGCGCAGATCCACCGCGCGCGCGGGCTGCTGACCTCGCTGGCCCGCGCCGCCGGCGTCGACATCGAGACCCCCGCGCTGCGCACGCTGTGCGAGACGGCCGAGAGCGTCGGCGCGGCGGCGAAGTCGTCGGGCGCGGGCGGCGGCGACTGCGGCATCGTGCTCGTCGACGCCGACACCGACCTCGAGCCGATGCTGCGCGACTGGGCGCTGTCCGACGTGCGGCACCTGTCCCTGCGGGTCCAGCAGCCGTGCGACGCCGAGGACGTGCGATGACCCGCGACGACGTCCCCCTGTCGGGCCAGGACCAGCCCGTCGGCGACGCCGACGTGGCGACGCCGGCCGAGCAGGACGCGCGCCGCAAGGACGACCACGTCCGCCTGGCCGTCGCCCAGCACGCCGAGCCCGGCCCGAGCGACTTCGACCACGTCCGCCCGATGAACCACCCGCTCGCCGCGGGCGACCGGGCGCAGGTGTCGCTGCGGGCCACCGGTCGGGTGCTGGACTGGCCGGTGCCGCTCTACATCAACGGCATGACGGGCGGCACCGCGCACACCGCGACGATCAACCGCGCCCTCGCGGTCGCCGCGCGGGAGACCGGCGTCCCGATCGCGTCCGGCTCCACCGGGATCCTGCACCGCGAGCCTGCCGCGATCCCGTCGTTCCGGGTGCTGCGCGACCTCAACCCGGACGGCTTCGTGCTGGCGAACGTCAACGCCAACCTCACGCCCGCCCAGGCGCGCCGCTCGGTCGAGATCCTCGGCGCCGACGGCCTCCAGGTGCACGTGAACCCCGCGCAGGAGATCGTCATGCCCGAGGGCGACCGCGACTTCACGCGCTGGGCCGACAACATCGCGGCCATCGTCGACGGCGTGGACGTCCCCGTGGTCGTCAAGGAGGTCGGCGCCGGCATGAGCCGCGGCACCGTCGAGCGGCTGCGCGACCTCGGCGTCGCCGCAGTCGACGTCTCCGGCCGCGGCGGCACCGACTTCACCGCGATCGAGTCCGCGCGCCGCACCGACGGCGGCATGGACTACCTGGCCTCGTGGGGCCAGTCCGCCGTCGAGGGTCTGCTCGACGCCTCGTCGGTCGACGGGGTCGACCTCCTGGCGTCCGGCGGCGTGCGACACCCGCTCGACGTCGTGCGCGCGCTCGCGCTCGGTGCCACGGCGGTCGGTGTCGCGGGCGGGTTCCTCCGCACGCTGCTCACCGACGGCGAGGCCGCCCTGGTCGCCCGCATC encodes the following:
- the fni gene encoding type 2 isopentenyl-diphosphate Delta-isomerase — protein: MTRDDVPLSGQDQPVGDADVATPAEQDARRKDDHVRLAVAQHAEPGPSDFDHVRPMNHPLAAGDRAQVSLRATGRVLDWPVPLYINGMTGGTAHTATINRALAVAARETGVPIASGSTGILHREPAAIPSFRVLRDLNPDGFVLANVNANLTPAQARRSVEILGADGLQVHVNPAQEIVMPEGDRDFTRWADNIAAIVDGVDVPVVVKEVGAGMSRGTVERLRDLGVAAVDVSGRGGTDFTAIESARRTDGGMDYLASWGQSAVEGLLDASSVDGVDLLASGGVRHPLDVVRALALGATAVGVAGGFLRTLLTDGEAALVARIESWLTQVGDIMTLLGARSVADLRHVDLLLTGPVREFCDLRGVDARAFARRSGL